In one window of Festucalex cinctus isolate MCC-2025b chromosome 14, RoL_Fcin_1.0, whole genome shotgun sequence DNA:
- the LOC144001564 gene encoding galactose-specific lectin nattectin-like isoform X1 yields the protein MTIVLHFVLVLGGICGMFTRTWAFAIERDKYCPHGWTQLDNRCLIFQNEDINFLFAETVCNILGGNLVSIHNALENEVVRHLILAGAGSFQPSWIGLYDRVEDGDFLWTDGSPFDFNDWASGRPRVDTEQDCGVINFQGEFWISIIEIYTQKLIDLTLNILRYS from the exons ATGACAATTGTTCTTCACTTCGTCTTGGTCTTGGGTGGCATTTGTGGAATGTTCACAAGAACT TGGGCCTTTGCCATAGAGAGAG ATAAATATTGCCCTCATGGCTGGACTCAGTTGGACAACCGCTGTTTAATCTTCCAAAATGAGGACATCAATTTTCTCTTTGCCGAg ACTGTCTGCAACATTCTTGGTGGAAATCTGGTTTCAATCCACAATGCTCTCGAAAATGAAGTAGTTCGACACCTGATACTGGCAGGGGCTGGATCTTTTCAACCTTCTTGGATTGGACTGTACGACCGGGTTGAG GATGGAGACTTTTTATGGACTGATGGCTCACCCTTTGATTTCAATGACTGGGCTAGTGGACGGCCAAGAGTGGATACAGAGCAAGACTGTGGAGTGATCAACTTTCAAG GTGAATTCTGGATttctattatcgaaatctatactcagaaattaatagacctaaccctgaacatattgaggtattcctaa
- the LOC144001564 gene encoding galactose-specific lectin nattectin-like isoform X2: MLFFVSPTIQMTIVLHFVLVLGGICGMFTRTWAFAIERDKYCPHGWTQLDNRCLIFQNEDINFLFAETVCNILGGNLVSIHNALENEVVRHLILAGAGSFQPSWIGLYDRVEDGDFLWTDGSPFDFNDWASGRPRVDTEQDCGVINFQECLAEKELTRLRR; this comes from the exons atgctgttttttgtttccccaacTATTCAG ATGACAATTGTTCTTCACTTCGTCTTGGTCTTGGGTGGCATTTGTGGAATGTTCACAAGAACT TGGGCCTTTGCCATAGAGAGAG ATAAATATTGCCCTCATGGCTGGACTCAGTTGGACAACCGCTGTTTAATCTTCCAAAATGAGGACATCAATTTTCTCTTTGCCGAg ACTGTCTGCAACATTCTTGGTGGAAATCTGGTTTCAATCCACAATGCTCTCGAAAATGAAGTAGTTCGACACCTGATACTGGCAGGGGCTGGATCTTTTCAACCTTCTTGGATTGGACTGTACGACCGGGTTGAG GATGGAGACTTTTTATGGACTGATGGCTCACCCTTTGATTTCAATGACTGGGCTAGTGGACGGCCAAGAGTGGATACAGAGCAAGACTGTGGAGTGATCAACTTTCAAG